The proteins below come from a single Candidatus Eisenbacteria bacterium genomic window:
- a CDS encoding T9SS type A sorting domain-containing protein translates to MSVTATSTTESSTETVVLPGAGGIYQGSLPLTLAMAAGGDGLLSVTEGDEIVVTYNDANPVTTLTATAVVDLTGPTITNVRATAITESDATINWTSSTVGDSKVYYGPTPALGLETGVDPIMVSSHAVALSGLLPGTLYYYDVETADGAGNAVRDDNGGMHYTFTADRNRDVLLVIGDSTFDKKVRYTNAFARIGWTYTIWEGASAATPYVGDLVSGMASFKAVVWQTGLEQYPMLTDAARDSVARLNDLGSRFAIFSHDVAWDFCDPTSPDYTVARCDWFKNELHSVWQSDPASFSQVRGIASDPISGGYTAGVSYTPHRSGAAGDEIDGLAIGGSFAYVWRDNDTSVDDIALRFTTSGPVGDPLHAVWGGTPEKISSNFFEWAHLNNTQADDAVRADILDKTLTWLVGRDNPIVDLTAPAGGEVFTDNSISISWTESAGAGYSIAARRLYYSDNSGESWTLITAAPGTSPYTWDISSVPNGIQYRVRVVIEDNGAPVLSAAEACASNFTINRAGGDTRGPLMVGGSMFISPNPVLKVSPYQTTLTGTTSDVSMGNSNIVAIEWSNGPTAAPPGGAGAHLLTAPGVSPVATLSTVIDNRVLAAGNETIWMRGKDAAGNWGPASPLAVVVNANPSSAEEIIPTRFALHVNAPNPFNPVTTIRYDLPKSSAVNLSIYDVTGRRVRTLVEGTLTPGSRSATWDGRDAGGNEATSGVYFYRIEAGDWNDTKKMTLLK, encoded by the coding sequence AACGACGCCAATCCGGTGACGACGCTGACGGCGACGGCGGTCGTGGATCTGACGGGTCCGACGATCACCAACGTGCGGGCCACGGCGATCACGGAGTCGGACGCGACGATCAACTGGACTTCCAGCACGGTCGGCGATTCGAAGGTCTACTACGGCCCGACGCCGGCCCTGGGCCTCGAAACGGGCGTCGACCCGATCATGGTGTCCTCCCATGCGGTGGCCCTGAGCGGGCTGCTCCCGGGCACTCTCTACTACTACGACGTGGAGACGGCCGACGGCGCCGGCAACGCCGTGCGGGACGACAACGGCGGGATGCACTACACATTCACGGCCGACCGCAATCGCGACGTCCTGCTCGTGATCGGCGATTCGACTTTCGACAAGAAGGTCCGCTACACGAACGCCTTCGCCCGGATCGGCTGGACCTACACGATCTGGGAGGGAGCTTCGGCTGCCACCCCGTACGTGGGGGATCTGGTCAGCGGGATGGCCTCCTTCAAGGCCGTCGTCTGGCAGACGGGTCTGGAGCAATACCCGATGCTGACCGACGCCGCGCGCGACTCGGTGGCGAGGCTGAACGATCTCGGCAGCCGGTTCGCGATCTTCTCGCACGACGTGGCGTGGGACTTCTGCGATCCCACCTCGCCCGACTACACGGTGGCACGCTGCGACTGGTTCAAGAACGAGCTGCATTCCGTCTGGCAGTCCGACCCCGCCAGCTTCTCGCAGGTGCGCGGAATCGCCAGCGACCCGATCAGCGGCGGCTACACGGCGGGCGTCTCCTACACCCCGCACCGCAGCGGCGCGGCGGGCGACGAGATCGATGGCCTGGCGATTGGCGGCAGCTTCGCCTACGTTTGGCGAGACAACGACACGTCGGTGGACGACATCGCCCTGCGCTTCACGACCTCGGGTCCCGTAGGCGACCCGCTGCACGCGGTCTGGGGCGGGACTCCGGAGAAGATCTCGAGCAACTTCTTCGAGTGGGCGCACCTCAACAACACCCAGGCTGACGACGCGGTCCGCGCCGACATCCTCGACAAGACGCTGACCTGGCTGGTCGGACGCGACAATCCCATCGTTGACCTCACGGCCCCGGCGGGCGGAGAGGTCTTCACGGACAACTCGATCTCGATCTCCTGGACCGAGTCGGCGGGGGCCGGCTACTCGATCGCCGCTCGCAGGCTCTACTACAGCGACAACAGCGGCGAAAGCTGGACCTTGATCACGGCCGCGCCGGGGACGAGCCCCTACACCTGGGACATCAGCTCGGTCCCGAACGGGATCCAGTACCGCGTCCGCGTCGTGATCGAGGACAACGGCGCGCCTGTGCTGTCGGCGGCCGAGGCCTGCGCATCGAACTTCACGATCAACCGGGCCGGCGGCGACACGCGCGGCCCGCTGATGGTGGGCGGTTCGATGTTCATCAGCCCGAACCCCGTCCTGAAGGTCTCTCCGTACCAGACGACCCTGACGGGGACGACGAGCGACGTCTCGATGGGCAACTCGAACATCGTGGCGATCGAGTGGTCCAACGGGCCGACGGCGGCGCCTCCCGGCGGGGCCGGCGCGCACCTGTTGACCGCTCCCGGGGTCTCGCCGGTCGCGACCCTGAGCACTGTGATCGACAACCGCGTCCTGGCTGCCGGGAACGAGACGATCTGGATGCGCGGCAAGGACGCGGCGGGCAACTGGGGTCCCGCCAGCCCGCTGGCTGTTGTCGTCAACGCCAATCCGTCGAGCGCCGAGGAGATCATCCCGACGCGCTTCGCGCTGCACGTCAACGCCCCCAACCCGTTCAATCCGGTCACGACGATCCGCTACGACCTGCCGAAGTCGTCGGCTGTGAACCTCTCGATCTACGACGTCACCGGCCGCAGGGTGCGGACGCTCGTGGAGGGGACGCTCACGCCGGGCTCGCGCAGCGCGACCTGGGACGGCCGTGACGCCGGCGGCAACGAGGCGACCAGCGGGGTCTACTTCTATCGGATCGAGGCGGGCGACTGGAATGACACCAAGAAGATGACGCTCCTGAAATAG
- the zupT gene encoding zinc transporter ZupT, with translation MIGHGTSEILLALAVTLIAGLATGIGSAIAFFARTTNYRFLSVSLGFSAGVMIYISFVEILRKAIDSLVDAHGGATGEWIATGSFFAGMIIMGLIDRMVPAAENPHEIRTAGDLDRIRARREIVASGTGEPAPSSTRLLRMGVFTAMAIAIHNFPEGMATFFASISDLHLGIATGIALGLHNIPEGISVSVPIYFATGNRSRAFLLSFLSGLAEVLGGILGVILLGFVASPSLLGIVFAIVAGFMVYVSLDELLPTAREYGKSHEVLAGILLGMAVMATSLLLLR, from the coding sequence ATGATCGGCCACGGGACCTCAGAGATCCTCCTTGCCCTCGCGGTGACTCTGATCGCCGGCCTCGCGACCGGGATCGGAAGCGCCATCGCCTTCTTCGCCCGAACCACCAACTACCGCTTCCTGTCGGTGTCGCTGGGCTTCTCCGCCGGCGTGATGATCTATATCTCGTTCGTCGAGATTCTCAGGAAGGCCATCGACTCCCTCGTCGACGCGCATGGCGGCGCGACCGGCGAGTGGATCGCCACCGGCTCGTTCTTCGCGGGAATGATCATCATGGGATTGATCGACCGCATGGTCCCGGCGGCCGAGAATCCTCACGAGATCAGGACCGCGGGCGATCTCGACCGCATACGGGCCAGGCGTGAGATCGTAGCGTCCGGGACGGGCGAGCCGGCCCCTTCCTCCACGCGTCTTCTGAGGATGGGCGTGTTCACGGCGATGGCTATCGCGATCCACAACTTCCCCGAGGGGATGGCGACCTTCTTCGCGAGCATCAGCGACCTGCACCTCGGCATAGCGACCGGCATCGCGCTTGGACTGCACAACATCCCCGAGGGGATCAGCGTCTCGGTGCCGATCTACTTCGCGACGGGGAATCGGTCCCGCGCCTTCCTCCTCTCTTTCTTGTCCGGCCTGGCGGAGGTGCTGGGCGGGATTCTGGGCGTGATCCTCCTGGGCTTTGTCGCCTCGCCCAGTCTTCTCGGAATCGTCTTCGCCATCGTGGCCGGATTCATGGTCTACGTCTCCCTCGACGAGCTCCTTCCGACGGCGAGAGAATACGGCAAGAGCCATGAAGTCCTGGCCGGGATCCTCCTCGGGATGGCCGTCATGGCCACGAGTCTCCTCTTGCTGCGATAG